Part of the Sinorhizobium terangae genome is shown below.
CCCAACATGATCTTCGAGGATCTCGATGACGCGCTGGACGCCTTCGAGAAAAGTGCTGCGGAAACGGCCGCGCAGTAGCGCCATACTCCGCTGCGCCGACATTGCAGTTGCTGGACGAAACAAGCGATTGGAGATGGGAGGACAGCATGGCCAAGAATGGCAAGAACGGCAAAAAAGATAAGGAAAAGAACAAGAACAAAAACAAGGAGAAGATCGGGAAAATCGCCGAGTTGCACGAGACTGAGACGAAATCGAGCGGCGACTATGCCAAGGAGCTCGCCCGGCTTCACGTCGAACTCGCCCATCTCCAGGCCTGGGTGAAGAAGACTGGAGCCCGCGTCGTCATCGTGTTCGAGGGCCGTGACGCGGCTGGCAAGGGCGGCGTGATCAAGCGGCTCACCGAGTGCGTCAGCCCGCGCGTCTTCCGCGTCGTCGCCCTGCCCGCTCCGACCGACCGGGAGAAGACCCAGATCTACATGCAGCGCTATATCCAACACCTGCCGGCGGCTGGCGAGGTCGTGATCTTCGACCGCTCCTGGTACAACCGCCCGGGCGTCGAGCGCGTCATGGGCTTCTGCACCGAGGAGAAGGCGCGGCGCTTCCTCGAACTTGCACCGCGGTTCGAGGCGGCAATGATCGAGAGCGGCATCGTGCTGCTCAAATATTTCCTCGATGTCAGCGAAGAGGAACAGGAACGGCGTTTCCGCCAGCGCGTTGACGACCCGACCCGCCAGTGGAAATTAAGCCCGATGGACGTTGAATCCTATCGCCGCTGGTGGGACTATACCCGCGCCTATGACGAAATGATCCGCATGACCGATACCGACTTTGCCCCGTGGTGGATCGTGCCCTCCAACGACAAGAAGCGCGCGCGGATCAACTGCATCTCGCACATCCTGGCCTCGATCCCCTACGAGCGGGTGAAGTTCCCGGAACCCGAGTTCGGCAAGCGGCAGAAGCGCCCGAACGACTACGTCGACGACACGCATGTCCGCCGGACCGTGCCGGATGTTTTCTGAACGGAGGCGTCTGATCAGACGCGCGCCGCTGCAGGCGCTGCGCGGGAACCGGCCGCCTCAGGCCTTGTCGGACGACCAGTCCAGAAAGAAGCCGACATCACCCGGCATGCCGCCGGGAAAATTGATGATCATCGCCTTCAGCTTGTAGCCCTGCGGCTTGCCGAAGGTCTGATAGCGCTCGTAGAACTCCCTGGCCTTGCCCTGCAGGGTTTGCGGCCAGTCGCGGTCGGCACTGTTGATCGCCCGCCCGCTGTCGGTGCAGAGCGAGGACGGGAAGCTGTAGACCATGGCTTCGAATTTGCCGTCCTTGACCGCGTTGGCGACAAGCCGGCGAACAACCGCGATTTCCTGCTCCGTGACGTGTTTTTCGAGGAAATCTGCGGCGAAATCGGCAAGCTTCTGTTCCTGCAGCGACCGGAGCTTTCGCTCCTTTTCCATCTCCGCCATCTCCCGCTCCAGCATCTGCATGCGAAGCTGTGCGGCGCTAATGGGTGCTTCGCTTGAAACGGCGTCTTTGTTTTCCGGCATGTTGGTGACCCTCCTCGTATAAATGGAGAACACAGTCTAGAAATGCTGGACTCAAGCGCACTAAGCCACGCCTCACTGACAAAACCGCTAAACGGGGCTACTGCGGATAAGAAAAAACGGAGTGCCGTCGCCGCAAAATCACGAGCGGACGCGCAGAAGGAATTTTGCACCATACCCCTAGGAATTCAAGCGCATCTTGCCTCTGCCAGGAAGCGCCCTGCTCCCCGGGGTTCCTGTATCGTTCACGCGGGCGGAACGCCAGCCTGCTTTCGGTATTCCTCCAACAGCCCCTCATAGGCCTCCAACGGCGGCAGCGTCTCGTAGCTATGGACGGCGGGTGTCGTTGCCCAGGGCAGCTTCTCGCTCGTCCAGGTCTCGATGAACGGCGAAAACCAGCTCGGATCGTCGAGCATCGTCGCGCGGACGTTGACGAACCAGTCCATGCCCTCCGGCCGCGTGAACATCCAGCTCATGCAGTGCGGGCAGAAGTAGTGCCGGGTCGCGCCGTGCACACCCCCGATCACCGGCTCGCCCTTCGTCACGGCAAACCCTTCGCTTGGGATGGCGACGCTCAGCGAGAAGGCGCTGGCGGTCATCCGCTGGCAACCGGTGCAGTGGCAGGCCATGGTGAGTAGCGGCGGAGCGCTGACCTTGAACCGCACCCCGCCGCAGCGGCATCCCCCTTCCCAAGACAAGCTGTTCTCGTTCACGGTTTCCTCCGTTGATGTCGTTCGGCAGCAGGCGCTTAAAACCCCGCGCCCGGCTGCGCCAGGTAGGCTTCCTCGGCCGGTGTCGAAACCCGGCCGAGAATGGCGTTGCGATGCGGAAAGCGGCCGAATTGCTCGATCACCTGGCGGTGCCGGATGGCATAATCCAGATAGTCGGCGTCGCCGAGCTCGGTGAAGAGTTTTACCGCCATCGTCTGGTCGGTCAGGTTTTCCGAATGCTCGAAGGGCATGTAGAAGAAGGCGCGCCACTCCTTCGGCACCGCCAGATCGGCGCTCGCGCCGATGGCGAGGTTCGCCTCGCGCAACGCCAGACAATCGGTGGCAAAGGCGAGCGGCGAGCCGCGATACATGTTGCGCGGCAACTGGTCGAAGAGAAGGATGACCGCAAGCCAGTGCTCTGGCGTTGCCCGCCAGACGTCGTCGAGCTTTCGCGAAAGCGCCAGATGCGAGGCCTGGAAGCGCTGCGCGCATTGCCGGTCGAGCTCAACACTCGGCGTGAACCATTCGTCGTAGGAAAGCTCCGTGAACCAAAATTTCAGGACCTCTTCCGGCGTGCAGATCGCGATCTCGTCAGTCATTCAGCGCCTCTCGTGAACTCCGGCATCAGATAGGAGTTGATCATGCTGTTTCCACAGTCGGTCGGCAACGGTCGTTCCGATCGAAGGCGAAGAATTGCCGGAGGCACAGTGGCTTCATTGCCCAACGACTCCTCCATCATGTCATTCTAGCCGTGACGCACGGCTGGAGCGTTCCTATGGCCCGACCTGCGCACTCTCGGCTCAGCGCCGCTGGAGCAGCGGTCGCCCGATGGGTTTCGGCGGCTCCGCGCGCAGCACCAGCGAGGTCGTCACCGCCCCGAATCTCGCGATCGAGTCGACAATCGTTTCCAGTTCTCCAGGCGACGGAACGAGCACCTTCAGCAGAAAACAATCCTCCCCGGTGAGCCGCAGCACTTCCACGATGTGCGGCATCTCGGCAAACTGCTTGAGACAGGGCCGGATGTTTTCATGCGTCGTGCGCAGCCGGATGACCGCCATCATGCCCAGTCCGAGC
Proteins encoded:
- the ppk2 gene encoding polyphosphate kinase 2 codes for the protein MAKNGKNGKKDKEKNKNKNKEKIGKIAELHETETKSSGDYAKELARLHVELAHLQAWVKKTGARVVIVFEGRDAAGKGGVIKRLTECVSPRVFRVVALPAPTDREKTQIYMQRYIQHLPAAGEVVIFDRSWYNRPGVERVMGFCTEEKARRFLELAPRFEAAMIESGIVLLKYFLDVSEEEQERRFRQRVDDPTRQWKLSPMDVESYRRWWDYTRAYDEMIRMTDTDFAPWWIVPSNDKKRARINCISHILASIPYERVKFPEPEFGKRQKRPNDYVDDTHVRRTVPDVF
- a CDS encoding histidine kinase, producing MPENKDAVSSEAPISAAQLRMQMLEREMAEMEKERKLRSLQEQKLADFAADFLEKHVTEQEIAVVRRLVANAVKDGKFEAMVYSFPSSLCTDSGRAINSADRDWPQTLQGKAREFYERYQTFGKPQGYKLKAMIINFPGGMPGDVGFFLDWSSDKA
- a CDS encoding GFA family protein, producing MNENSLSWEGGCRCGGVRFKVSAPPLLTMACHCTGCQRMTASAFSLSVAIPSEGFAVTKGEPVIGGVHGATRHYFCPHCMSWMFTRPEGMDWFVNVRATMLDDPSWFSPFIETWTSEKLPWATTPAVHSYETLPPLEAYEGLLEEYRKQAGVPPA
- a CDS encoding DUF924 family protein → MTDEIAICTPEEVLKFWFTELSYDEWFTPSVELDRQCAQRFQASHLALSRKLDDVWRATPEHWLAVILLFDQLPRNMYRGSPLAFATDCLALREANLAIGASADLAVPKEWRAFFYMPFEHSENLTDQTMAVKLFTELGDADYLDYAIRHRQVIEQFGRFPHRNAILGRVSTPAEEAYLAQPGAGF
- a CDS encoding Lrp/AsnC family transcriptional regulator translates to MENHRILDPTDIAILETLQEDGRIAISELGRRVGLSQPATSERVRRLEERGFILGYGARVDAVALGLGMMAVIRLRTTHENIRPCLKQFAEMPHIVEVLRLTGEDCFLLKVLVPSPGELETIVDSIARFGAVTTSLVLRAEPPKPIGRPLLQRR